The DNA segment ACTGGAGGGCCTCGAATTCCCCCAAGAAATGCTAGTGCTAGATATAAGCAGCATAGAAATCAAAAGTAACCAACACATTTTGCACCAAGAAGGATGGGGTCTACCTTATAAAGGCACAGCACTAACACAgacaaaaagcaaagaaaatttGGTTTCTAGCCTTTAAACAATGGAAAATTCGTACGGGCCACCATAACATTCTTCGTCTGCAAGTATAAACAAAGAAGCCCCTTTTACAAAAATCCCATGCCTTTAGATCACAAAACTCAAGAAAGGTGTCATAAACGTTCCTCCCATACAGACAAGTGCAACTGAAACACaaaggaattaaaaaaaaaatggaaagtaCTTTACATTTCCATACCTCTGAAAAATCCTgcaatcatttttcttttttttttctttttaattaggGAACATCTTCTGTGTGTCCATTCTGCTTCATCAAAAGTCCTTTCTCTTCATCATTACCATGCTTCTGTGTCAACTCCAAGCTAGTGAGCTTTTTGGCTTTTAAAGATTCGCTTTCCCAATCTGTACAGACCAGCACTACATACAGAATTGAGATGGCACAGGCAGCTTGAGCAGATAATAGCCCAAACCATAGTCCACTGAAGCCAACATGGAACCAGAAGGCTAAGCCTACAGCTACAGGAGTGCCCACGAAATAGAACGAGCCAAGGTTGATACGAGCACCAACCACTGGCCTCGCTGTACCACGTAGAATACCACAGCCAGTGGTCTGTGGACAATTGCCAAGCTCGCACAACCCGATGATTGGCAAAACTGAGGCAACAAGAGCCTTGAGCATGTCATCTTCTGTAAACAAGCCACCCCACTTATGCCTAAACATCACGGTCCAAATAATGTTGACAAATCCGATA comes from the Coffea eugenioides isolate CCC68of unplaced genomic scaffold, Ceug_1.0 ScVebR1_1853;HRSCAF=2783, whole genome shotgun sequence genome and includes:
- the LOC113755917 gene encoding protein DETOXIFICATION 54-like encodes the protein VGNELGAGKPYKAKLAAMVALACAFVIGFVNIIWTVMFRHKWGGLFTEDDMLKALVASVLPIIGLCELGNCPQTTGCGILRGTARPVVGARINLGSFYFVGTPVAVGLAFWFHVGFSGLWFGLLSAQAACAISILYVVLVCTDWESESLKAKKLTSLELTQKHGNDEEKGLLMKQNGHTEDVP